In a genomic window of Mustela nigripes isolate SB6536 chromosome 8, MUSNIG.SB6536, whole genome shotgun sequence:
- the LOC132023954 gene encoding uncharacterized protein LOC132023954, which translates to MDNSAFEMHEDAAQNTFSTRKMDTISRMEKKRQWSLMSVFLVCLLACTVTTAVGVLILSLVYVHNSQPHSQVHLEVRPLQTTVPVVQKAVDPKYQFLNHLPKSKVFEFPGGAIQWARYRNNVKDYLSIEEEAFGSSLNSQRSQMTLGTLRIKSNGLRAPHWHFNANEHGYLVQGTAWIGVVDDGGVVTTYNVTAGQVIFFPKNTLHWIKNVGNEDCFFLLFFSTHDELQTLDVDDVFFSVPEDIASRSLKPEGGINFIRTFQKQKEDQGVNLPPNLAELVINPSYVQSPESLVWRYFYDLKGSKEYQFPGGVIQLAQYWKNGSELSYHEKIFGEFLNQHQNALTLCTLRIYNNGLRQPHFHFNANEMGYVISGCAKVGIINTQGIVEFDVHIGDVVFFPMGTQHYIKSTCDEDLLFLLAFSTGDQLQTLDMDDYLQATADHILAQLFFKKQSEFKKIPKFKEDQAINLP; encoded by the exons ATGGACAACTCAGCCTTTGAGATGCATGAAGATGCAGCACAGAATACTTTTTCTACGAGGAAGATGGACACCATCTCCAGAATG GAGAAGAAGAGGCAGTGGTCACTGATGAGCGTTTTCCTGGTGTGTCTCTTGGCCTGTACCGTCACCACGGCAGTAGGAGTACTGATACTTTCCTTGGTTTATGTTCACAACTCTCAGCCACATTCACAAGTCCACCTGGAAGTCCGGCCTCTGCAAACAACGGTTCCCGTAGTGCAAAAGGCTGTTGATCCAAAATACCAGTTTCTTAATCATTTGCCTAAATCCAAG GTCTTTGAATTCCCTGGCGGTGCAATCCAGTGGGCCCGGTATAGGAACAATGTCAAAGACTACCTCAGCATTGAAGAAGAGGCCTTTGGCAGCAGCTTGAACAGTCAGAGATCACAGATGACTCTGGGGACCCTGAGAATAAAAAGCAACGGTCTCCGGGCCCCTCACTGGCACTTCAATGCTAATGAACATGGCTACCTTGTACAG GGGACGGCATGGATTGGGGTGGTTGATGATGGTGGTGTAGTTACTACATACAATGTTACAGCTGGCCAAGTGATCTTCTTCCCTAAAAATACTCTACACTGGATCAAGAATGTGGGGAACGAAGACTGctttttcttactcttcttttccACACATGATGAACTTCAGACACTGGATGTtgatgatgtatttttttctgtacctGAAGATATTGCTTCCAGGTCACTTAAG CCTGAAGGTGGAATTAATTTCATTAGAACGttccagaagcagaaagaagacCAGGGTGTCAACCTTCCCCCCAACTTGGCAGAACTGGTTATAAATCCTAGTTATGTTCAGTCTCCAGAGAGTCTTGTGTGGAGATATTTTTATGACCTTAAAG GTTCAAAAGAATATCAATTTCCAGGAGGAGTAATACAACTGGCACAATACTGGAAAAATGGAAGCGAACTAAGCTACCATGAAAAAATTTTTGGTGAATTCCTGAATCAG caTCAGAATGCTCTCACTTTGTGTACACTCAGAATTTATAACAACGGATTACGACAGccgcattttcattttaatgcaaatGAAATGGGATATGTAATAAGTGGATGTGCAAAG GTGGGCATTATTAATACTCAGGGTATCGTGGAGTTTGATGTTCACATTGGAGATGTGGTATTTTTCCCCATGGGAACCCAACATTACATTAAGAGCACATGTGATGAggatttgcttttccttcttgcCTTCAGCACCGGAGACCAG